In one window of Lynx canadensis isolate LIC74 chromosome B3, mLynCan4.pri.v2, whole genome shotgun sequence DNA:
- the LOC115517165 gene encoding olfactory receptor 4F6-like — translation MFETNYSEVSQFVLLGLSTYRPVQHFLLAFSTVFYVTIVLGNLFVVFTVTFDPYLHSPMYFLLANLSFIDLCLSTLTVPKMIHNLCSGHKTISFQGCVIQIFALHVLGGSEMVLLIAMALDRYVAICKPLHYLTIMSPQMCILLLSGAWVIGLIHAVIQVAFVIHLPFCGPNEIDSFYCDLPWFIKVACTDTYRMEFMVTANSGFISMGTFFLLLISYIFILVTVWKRPSGGLSKAFSTLSAHITVVVLFFGPCIFIYVWPFPTVPVDKFLAILDFMITPILNPIIYTLRNKEMKMAMKRLSSQFLSLRMIS, via the coding sequence ATGTTTGAAACAAATTACTCTGAAGTGTCTCAATTTGTGTTGCTGGGACTTTCTACCTATAGACCAGTGCAGCATTTCCTCCTTGCTTTCTCTACCGTGTTTTATGTAACAATTGTTTTGGGAAACCTTTTTGTTGTGTTTACAGTGACTTTTGACCCATATTTACATTCCCCCATGTACTTCCTTTTAGCCAATCtctcatttattgatttgtgcCTTTCTACCTTAACAGTTCCTAAGATGATTCATAACCTATGTTCTGGGCACAAAACCATATCCTTTCAGGGCTGTGTCATCCAAATATTTGCCCTTCATGTCCTGGGTGGATCCGAGATGGTCCTGCTCATCGCCATGGCCTTGGACAGATATGTGGCCATATGCAAGCCCCTCCACTACCTGACTATCATGAGCCCACAGATGTGCATTTTGCTTCTGTCCGGTGCTTGGGTTATTGGCCTCATTCATGCAGTGATCCAGGTAGCTTTTGTCATCCATTTGCCTTTTTGTGGTCCTAATGAGATAGATAGCTTTTACTGTGACCTTCCTTGGTTTATCAAAGTTGCCTGCACAGACACCTACAGAATGGAATTCATGGTTACTGCCAACAGTGGGTTCATTTCCATGGGCACCTTCTTCTTATTGCTCATCTCCTATATCTTCATCCTGGTCACTGTATGGAAACGTCCCTCAGGTGGTTTGTCTAAAGCCTTTTCTACTCTGTCAGCTCACATCACTGTGGTGGTTTTGTTCTTTGGACCGTGCATCTTTATTTATGTGTGGCCATTTCCCACAGTGCCAGTGGATAAGTTTCTTGCCATTTTGGACTTTATGATCACACCCATTCTGAATCCCATTATCTACACATTGAGGAACAAGGAAATGAAGATGGCAATGAAAAGACTGAGCAGTCAATTCCTGAGTTTGAGAATGATCTCCTAA